One stretch of Anabas testudineus chromosome 24, fAnaTes1.2, whole genome shotgun sequence DNA includes these proteins:
- the map3k7 gene encoding mitogen-activated protein kinase kinase kinase 7 isoform X1, whose translation MSLTLPSADMLETPPGYPFEEINYEDIEVEEVVGRGAFGVVCKAKWKGKDVAIKTIESESERKAFIVELRQLSRVNHPNIVKLYGSCNNPVCLVMEYAEGGSLYNVLHGAEPLPYYTASHAMSWCLQCSQGVAYLHGMKPKALIHRDLKPPNLLLVAGGTVLKICDFGTACDIQTHMTNNKGSAAWMAPEVFEGSNYSEKCDVFSWGIILWEVITRRKPFDEIGGPAFRIMWAVHNGTRPPLIKNLPKPIESLMTRCWSKDPSQRPSMEEIVKIMTHLMRYFPGCDESLQYPYQYSDEGQSNSATSTGSYVDCTGTSTSNRSDANMEHSDSQGSNDTIKITPQFAPHFKPKGDPLRTLPLSRGGSVESLPARTQCLATSDSKRMSADLSELEPKMPFAPTARPQYKRGHRKTASFGTILDVPKIVVTATCESQRRRSVQDLPGVGIESSQGSRNSSRSSSPSVRMMPPDKTSSRGYFSPDDTDTNGSDNSIPMAYLTLDHQLQPLAPCPNSKESMAVFEQHCKMAQEYLKVQTEIALLIQRKKELIAELDQDEKDQQNTSRLVQEHKKLLEENKSLSTYYQKCKKQLELIRVQQQKRQGTS comes from the exons ATGTCTCTAACATTACCATCTGCCGATATGCTTGAAACACCTCCTGGATACCCATTTGAAGAAATTAACTATGAAGATATTGAAGTTGAGGAG GTGGTGGGGAGAGGAGCTTTCGGGGTTGTTTGCAAAGCCAAATGGAAAGGCAAAGATGTTGCAATCAAGACCATTGAGAGTGAATCGGAGAGGAAAGCCTTTATTGTTGAg CTCCGGCAGCTGTCACGTGTGAATCACCCCAACATTGTAAAGTTGTATGGCTCTTGCAATAATCCA GTCTGCCTTGTGATGGAATATGCTGAAGGAGGCTCATTGTATAATG TGCTGCATGGTGCTGAACCCCTCCCCTATTATACTGCCTCCCATGCCATGAGCTGGTGTTTACAGTGTTCCCAAGGTGTGGCCTATCTTCATGGCATGAAACCAAAGGCTCTCATTCACAGGGACCTCAAGCCACCCAA TCTTCTTCTAGTGGCAGGGGGCACTGTGCTGAAGATATGTGACTTTGGAACAGCTTGCGACATTCAGACCCATATGACCAACAACAAAGGAAGTGCAGCGTGGATGGCCCCAGAGGTATTTGAAG GCAGCAATTACAGTGAGAAGTGTGATGTGTTCAGCTGGGGAATCATTCTCTGGGAGGTGATCACTCGCAGGAAGCCCTTTGATGAAATTGGAGGACCAGCCTTTCGCATCATGTGGGCTGTGCACAATG GTACAAGACCTCCTTTAATCAAAAATTTACCTAAGCCCATTGAGAGTCTAATGACTCGCTGCTGGTCTAAAGACCCCTCTCAGCGGCCTTCCATGGAGGAGATAGTAAAGATCATGACTCATCTAATGAGG TATTTCCCAGGATGTGATGAATCCCTGCAGTATCCATACCAGTATTCAGATGAAGGACAGAGCAACTCTGCAACTAGTACAG GTTCATATGTGGACTGCACTGGAACCAGCACAAGCAACAGAAGTGATGCAAACATGGAGCACAGTGATTCTCAGGGGAGCAATGACACCATTAAGATTACGCCTCAGTTTGCACCTCATTTCAAACCAAAG GGAGACCCGTTGAGGACTCTGCCACTGTCCAGAGGGGGCAGCGTAGAGAGTCTGCCTGCACGGACACAGTGCCTGGCAACATCTGACAGCAAAAGAATGAGTGCTGACCTGTCAGAGCTGGAGCCCAAGATGCCATTTGCACCTACAG ccCGTCCCCAGTATAAACGAGGCCATCGTAAAACTGCATCATTTGGCACCATTCTGGATGTCCCCAAGATCGTCGTCACAG CCACATGCGAGTCACAAAGACGTCGCTCCGTTCAGGATCTGCCAGGCGTTGGAATAGAGTCCAGCCAG GGGAGCAGAAACAGTAGCCGGTCCTCCAGTCCTAGTGTGAGGATGATGCCACCTGataaaacaagcagcagaggTTATTTCTCCCCTGATGACACAG ACACCAATGGCTCAGACAACTCCATTCCTATGGCTTATCTCACCTTGGATCACCAGCTACAA CCTCTTGCTCCTTGTCCCAACTCTAAAGAATCCATGGCTGTGTTTGAGCAGCACTGCAAGATGGCCCAGGAATATCTCAAAGTGCAAACAGAGATTGCCCTGCTGATCCAGAGAAA